In the Bacteroidales bacterium genome, one interval contains:
- a CDS encoding ATP-binding cassette domain-containing protein yields the protein MSEEILKALMQLFAIIAKQDEGVVQQEEKFVMTFLASQLSKSQVNEYMDLFIKNTEKEEKKRKRDEKKKTSTSGPVKMVDSVRVMGICRKINRTLNHKQKVIVLARLFELINTEKKLSELRMEIISVVADAFNLSNTEYKEIKDFVIKDDHRELDSESILIINDKEYEHQKAQVIPSESLHGSVIILQIRSVDLYFVKYTGKQDVFLNSTTVYNNRIYLFAPGSVIKLPKGKPIHYSDIVATFMEDLEISRLSFIVRDLQFTFKTGDIGIRNINFSVDHGKLVGIMGASGSGKTTLVNALSGINKPSVGFVKINGIDLHHNPGDLEGVIGYIPQDDLLIEELTVFQNLYYNAKLCFKDKNDKKLTALVIKTLKDLGLFDKKDLKVGNPMNKTISGGQRKRLNIALELIREPSILFVDEPTSGLSSRDSENVMELLSELTQKGKLIFVVIHQPSSDIYKMFDRMLILDQGGYMVYYGNPVEAVSHFKTIDNQVNAEAGECGMCGNVTPELIFDIIEAEVVDEFGQYTEIRKISASEWEKQYLEKVAKENIEVIKDEPPANLNIPGWFKQFRIFLTRDLLSKISNTQYIVLNLLEAPLLGFILAFLIRYISDPNSSVYVFFDNENIPPYIFMSIVVALFLGLTVSAEEIFRDRKILKREKFLNLSRSSYLLAKITILIVISAIQSILFVIIGNSILGIQGMYFEYWLVLFTTFVFANFMGLNISSAFNSAVTIYILIPLLMIPQMALGGAMFSFDKLNRAIGSVDKVPVIADIMASRWAYEALMVQQFQENKFEKQYYIYNQVKSTANFKQDKLIPKLSESIESFEILQDEINDKKGDHDSIVKIQKTELALLKNEITKENKQIIKLAKKLKTHKAGNGLKQINFDVYYDDFDVLAANDQEVKKALVIPNELINKLNINEYEIEEHGYKLMDLLENWKSFYLAVYSSANELKEELIEYQDEQSKGYFVRFRNKFHNEHLDDIVRNIYEKNKILRFNDKLIRQEEPIYLEPDDSNFIGIRSHFYAPNKHFLGKNYNTFWFNVIIIWAMSLLLYIPLYYDHLRKIVNFFGNFKFSKNKKNKKVENQED from the coding sequence ATGAGTGAAGAAATTTTAAAAGCTCTTATGCAACTGTTTGCAATTATTGCAAAACAAGATGAAGGAGTTGTTCAACAAGAAGAAAAGTTTGTAATGACTTTTCTTGCTTCACAATTAAGCAAATCTCAAGTAAACGAATACATGGATTTGTTTATTAAAAATACTGAGAAAGAAGAAAAGAAAAGAAAAAGAGACGAAAAGAAAAAAACTTCAACATCCGGACCCGTAAAAATGGTTGATTCTGTCAGGGTAATGGGAATATGCAGGAAGATTAACAGAACTCTTAACCATAAACAAAAAGTTATCGTTTTAGCTCGTTTGTTCGAGCTTATTAATACCGAAAAAAAACTCTCTGAACTAAGAATGGAGATTATCTCTGTTGTTGCTGATGCATTTAATTTATCAAATACAGAATATAAAGAGATTAAAGATTTTGTCATTAAAGACGACCACAGAGAACTTGATTCAGAATCAATATTAATTATTAACGATAAGGAATATGAACATCAAAAGGCACAAGTTATTCCTTCAGAAAGTTTACACGGAAGTGTTATTATACTCCAAATAAGAAGTGTCGATCTGTATTTTGTAAAATATACAGGTAAACAAGACGTATTTCTTAACAGTACAACTGTTTACAATAACAGAATTTATTTATTTGCTCCCGGTAGTGTTATTAAATTACCAAAGGGTAAACCGATTCATTACAGTGATATTGTTGCAACTTTTATGGAAGATCTTGAAATATCAAGGCTTTCATTTATTGTTCGTGATTTACAATTTACTTTTAAAACAGGTGATATTGGTATAAGAAACATAAATTTCTCTGTCGATCACGGTAAACTTGTAGGAATTATGGGAGCCAGCGGTTCCGGAAAAACAACTCTGGTAAATGCTCTGTCCGGAATTAACAAACCCTCAGTCGGTTTTGTAAAAATTAACGGAATTGATCTGCACCATAACCCCGGTGATCTTGAAGGAGTTATCGGTTATATTCCTCAAGACGACTTGCTTATTGAAGAACTAACAGTTTTTCAAAATTTATACTACAATGCAAAGTTATGTTTCAAAGATAAAAATGATAAAAAACTTACTGCGCTTGTAATTAAAACCTTAAAAGATCTCGGTTTATTTGATAAAAAAGATCTGAAAGTAGGTAACCCGATGAATAAAACAATCAGCGGAGGACAAAGAAAAAGATTAAATATTGCTCTGGAATTAATCAGAGAACCTTCGATTCTGTTTGTTGACGAACCCACATCCGGGTTATCATCCAGAGACTCTGAAAATGTAATGGAACTCTTAAGTGAATTAACTCAAAAAGGAAAACTGATCTTTGTAGTTATTCACCAACCTTCTTCAGATATCTATAAAATGTTCGACAGAATGTTAATCCTCGATCAAGGAGGATACATGGTTTATTACGGGAATCCGGTTGAAGCAGTATCGCATTTCAAAACCATTGATAATCAGGTCAATGCAGAAGCAGGTGAATGTGGTATGTGCGGCAATGTAACACCTGAGTTAATTTTTGATATTATTGAAGCCGAGGTTGTTGATGAATTCGGACAATATACTGAAATAAGAAAAATCTCTGCATCTGAATGGGAAAAACAATATTTAGAAAAGGTAGCTAAAGAAAATATTGAAGTTATTAAAGACGAACCACCGGCAAACTTAAATATTCCCGGATGGTTCAAACAATTCAGAATTTTCCTTACTCGCGACCTTTTATCAAAGATCAGTAATACTCAATATATTGTTTTGAATTTACTCGAAGCTCCTCTATTAGGTTTTATTCTTGCTTTCTTAATAAGATATATTTCTGATCCCAATTCCTCTGTATATGTATTTTTTGATAATGAAAATATACCTCCGTATATATTTATGAGTATTGTTGTTGCATTATTCTTAGGGTTAACAGTAAGTGCTGAAGAAATTTTCAGAGACAGAAAAATATTAAAAAGAGAAAAATTCCTTAACCTCAGCAGATCGTCATATTTATTGGCGAAAATTACAATATTAATAGTTATTTCCGCTATTCAATCAATATTATTTGTTATTATAGGAAACTCAATACTCGGTATTCAAGGCATGTATTTTGAATATTGGTTGGTGCTTTTCACTACATTTGTATTTGCAAACTTTATGGGATTGAATATTTCTTCGGCTTTCAATTCAGCTGTTACTATCTATATCTTGATACCTTTGCTGATGATTCCGCAGATGGCACTCGGTGGTGCGATGTTCAGTTTCGACAAACTGAACCGAGCAATAGGCAGCGTAGATAAGGTTCCTGTAATTGCCGATATAATGGCATCAAGATGGGCATATGAAGCCCTAATGGTACAACAATTCCAAGAGAATAAATTCGAAAAACAATACTACATATATAATCAAGTAAAGAGTACAGCTAATTTTAAACAAGACAAGTTAATACCTAAACTTTCCGAAAGCATTGAATCATTTGAAATTCTGCAAGATGAAATTAATGATAAAAAAGGAGATCATGATTCAATTGTTAAAATCCAAAAAACGGAATTAGCTCTGCTTAAAAATGAAATTACCAAGGAAAACAAACAAATAATAAAACTCGCAAAAAAACTTAAAACTCATAAAGCAGGAAACGGCCTTAAACAAATAAATTTTGATGTATATTACGATGACTTTGATGTTTTAGCCGCAAATGATCAAGAAGTTAAAAAAGCTCTTGTGATTCCGAATGAATTGATCAATAAATTGAACATCAATGAATACGAAATTGAAGAACACGGTTATAAATTAATGGATCTTCTTGAAAACTGGAAATCATTTTACTTGGCAGTATATTCAAGTGCAAATGAACTTAAAGAAGAATTAATTGAATATCAAGATGAACAATCAAAAGGCTATTTTGTACGTTTCAGAAATAAGTTCCATAATGAACATCTTGATGATATTGTAAGAAATATATATGAAAAAAATAAAATTTTGCGTTTTAATGATAAACTTATTCGACAAGAAGAACCTATTTATTTAGAACCTGATGATTCAAATTTTATAGGAATAAGATCTCATTTTTATGCACCGAATAAACATTTTCTCGGTAAAAATTACAATACATTTTGGTTTAATGTTATCATAATTTGGGCTATGTCGTTACTATTATATATCCCGCTATATTACGATCATCTGAGGAAAATTGTTAATTTCTTCGGGAACTTTAAATTCAGTAAAAATAAAAAAAATAAAAAAGTCGAAAATCAAGAGGATTAG
- the greA gene encoding transcription elongation factor GreA — protein MSTVTYLSEEGLKKLKEEVEQLITVERSKISKQIAEARDKGDLSENAEYDAAKEAQGLLEMKIAQLQGTLSGARVIDESKIDTKTVQLMNKVKIKNVKTGAVMEYAIVSEREANLKEKKMSVDTPIAKGLIGKKKGDKVKVNVPAGEMIFEILDISF, from the coding sequence ATGTCAACTGTAACTTATTTGTCAGAAGAAGGATTAAAGAAACTCAAAGAAGAGGTTGAACAATTGATAACTGTTGAGAGGTCAAAAATATCAAAGCAAATTGCTGAAGCAAGAGATAAAGGTGATTTATCTGAAAATGCGGAATATGATGCTGCCAAAGAAGCACAAGGACTTTTGGAAATGAAAATTGCACAATTGCAAGGTACATTAAGCGGTGCCAGAGTTATTGATGAATCTAAAATTGATACAAAAACAGTTCAATTGATGAATAAGGTTAAAATAAAGAATGTTAAAACAGGTGCTGTTATGGAGTATGCAATTGTTTCCGAAAGAGAAGCAAATCTAAAAGAGAAAAAAATGTCTGTTGACACTCCTATTGCAAAAGGACTTATAGGAAAGAAAAAAGGCGATAAAGTGAAAGTTAATGTACCGGCAGGCGAGATGATCTTTGAAATACTTGATATTTCGTTTTAA
- the glgP gene encoding alpha-glucan family phosphorylase: protein MIVSKKKKNQPNWRTISIQPHYTGKLKELEKLSRNIWWSWNVNAVELFKYINDDKTISECIDPILMLKNVSQERFSKLEIDNTFLKKFKEVITEFSNYINKPFDKDLPSVAYFSMEYGLANVLNIYSGGLGILAGDYLKQASDSGFDMVAIGLFYRQGYFKQIISKNGDQDEIYESHRFMETPAELVKDNKGEALTVSVEMEGRKVYAQIWQLNVGRIRLFLLDTDRNDNSDEDKAITYRLYGGNNKNRLRQEMILGIGGVKTLKLLGINQSIYHLNEGHAAFAGIERLKNYIIDEKLTFNEALEIVRASSLYTTHTPVPAGHDAFNENIMMQYMGDYPNRLGIKWEKFIKLGRENPESKDEKFSMSILAANTCLEINGVSKLHGEVSRKLIFSNFWKDYFPEELHIGYVTNGIHYPTWASKDWKELLQGDDGKPDFSKVYKVSDEEIWEIRKRSKSQLFEYINRLLDTVSISRNENPKHILKIKRTISKNVLTIGFARRFATYKRGTLLFKDIERLSKIINDSDRPVQFIFAGKAHPNDGGGQEIIKQIVEISMRPEFIGKILFLENYDISLAKELVRGVDVWLNTPVRPLEASGTSGMKAVMNGVLNFSVLDGWWVEGYKEGAGWSLSQEKTYKNQDMQNEYDAEQIYQILENEIIPLYYNKNEKNIPVEWVKYIKKCVSEIAPNFTTKRMIEDYNERYYTKIAKRYNDIKAENNLSAKKISSWKENIRKEWKKMELISADTSELTGNMLVPGQTYTGKLLLNINGLKAEDIGVEFVISESNSVGELAVTKVIELEQEKSENSTVYFNIKFSPSKPGSLNYAFRIFPKNKYLAHRQDCPIVKWL from the coding sequence ATAATTGTGAGTAAAAAAAAGAAAAATCAACCAAATTGGCGAACAATAAGCATTCAACCGCATTATACCGGAAAATTAAAAGAACTTGAAAAACTGTCAAGAAATATTTGGTGGTCATGGAATGTTAATGCAGTTGAGTTATTTAAATATATCAATGATGATAAAACAATTTCGGAATGTATTGATCCGATTTTAATGTTGAAAAATGTATCTCAAGAACGATTTTCAAAACTTGAGATTGATAATACATTTTTGAAAAAATTTAAAGAAGTTATCACAGAATTTTCAAATTATATTAATAAACCTTTTGATAAAGATCTTCCGTCTGTTGCGTATTTCAGTATGGAATACGGCTTGGCTAATGTTCTTAATATTTATTCAGGCGGCTTGGGTATATTAGCCGGTGATTATTTGAAACAAGCAAGTGATTCAGGTTTTGATATGGTTGCAATAGGTTTGTTTTACAGACAAGGTTATTTTAAGCAAATAATTTCAAAGAACGGTGATCAAGATGAAATCTATGAATCTCACAGATTTATGGAAACTCCGGCAGAATTGGTAAAAGATAATAAGGGAGAGGCTCTTACTGTATCTGTTGAAATGGAAGGAAGAAAAGTATATGCTCAAATATGGCAGTTAAATGTAGGCAGAATTCGATTGTTTTTATTGGATACTGACAGAAATGATAATTCAGATGAAGATAAAGCAATTACATATCGTTTATACGGAGGAAATAATAAGAACAGATTAAGGCAAGAGATGATTTTAGGAATCGGCGGAGTGAAAACATTAAAATTGTTAGGTATAAACCAAAGTATTTATCATTTAAATGAAGGACATGCTGCTTTTGCCGGAATTGAACGATTAAAGAATTATATTATTGATGAAAAGTTAACTTTCAATGAAGCTCTCGAAATAGTCAGAGCCTCAAGTTTATATACTACACATACTCCCGTCCCGGCCGGACATGATGCATTTAATGAAAACATAATGATGCAATACATGGGTGATTATCCGAACAGATTGGGAATTAAATGGGAAAAATTTATTAAACTCGGCAGAGAGAATCCGGAGAGCAAAGATGAGAAATTTTCTATGAGCATTCTTGCTGCAAATACTTGTCTTGAAATTAACGGAGTAAGTAAACTTCACGGTGAAGTTTCAAGAAAATTGATTTTCAGCAACTTTTGGAAAGATTATTTTCCTGAAGAATTGCATATAGGATATGTTACAAACGGAATTCATTATCCTACTTGGGCTTCAAAAGATTGGAAAGAGTTATTGCAAGGAGATGACGGTAAACCTGATTTCAGCAAAGTTTATAAAGTATCTGACGAAGAGATATGGGAAATAAGGAAGAGAAGCAAGTCTCAACTGTTTGAATATATTAATCGCTTGTTAGATACGGTAAGTATCAGCAGAAATGAAAATCCCAAACATATATTAAAAATAAAAAGAACCATAAGTAAAAATGTATTAACGATTGGTTTTGCAAGACGTTTTGCAACATACAAAAGAGGAACCCTCTTATTTAAAGATATTGAAAGATTAAGTAAGATTATTAATGATTCTGACCGTCCGGTTCAATTTATATTTGCCGGTAAAGCTCATCCGAATGACGGAGGAGGGCAAGAAATAATCAAGCAAATTGTTGAAATATCCATGAGACCTGAGTTTATAGGAAAAATTCTCTTTTTGGAAAATTATGATATATCATTGGCAAAAGAGCTTGTAAGAGGAGTTGATGTTTGGTTAAATACTCCTGTAAGACCTTTGGAAGCTTCAGGTACAAGCGGTATGAAAGCCGTAATGAACGGAGTTCTGAATTTCAGTGTTCTTGACGGTTGGTGGGTTGAAGGCTATAAAGAAGGAGCAGGTTGGTCTTTATCACAAGAAAAGACATATAAGAATCAAGATATGCAAAATGAATATGATGCTGAACAAATTTATCAAATTCTTGAAAATGAAATAATACCATTGTATTATAATAAAAACGAGAAAAACATCCCGGTCGAATGGGTTAAATATATAAAAAAGTGTGTTTCCGAAATTGCTCCGAATTTCACTACTAAACGTATGATAGAAGATTATAATGAAAGATACTATACAAAAATTGCAAAAAGATATAATGATATAAAAGCTGAAAATAATCTGTCAGCAAAAAAAATATCAAGTTGGAAAGAAAATATTAGAAAAGAATGGAAAAAAATGGAACTTATTTCTGCAGATACTTCAGAATTAACAGGAAATATGTTAGTACCCGGACAAACTTATACAGGAAAGTTGTTGCTTAACATTAACGGTTTAAAAGCTGAAGACATAGGTGTTGAGTTTGTTATAAGTGAATCAAATTCGGTTGGAGAACTGGCAGTTACAAAAGTTATTGAATTAGAGCAAGAAAAATCTGAAAATTCAACAGTATATTTTAACATTAAATTCAGTCCTTCAAAACCGGGAAGTTTAAATTATGCTTTCAGAATTTTTCCGAAGAATAAATATTTGGCACATCGACAAGATTGTCCGATTGTAAAATGGTTGTAA
- a CDS encoding AccI family restriction endonuclease produces the protein MTYFEEIRELIKLIPTSIVNFSIDREKTSPPTQASSNFITNKEQGDWAEDLIFRAINETSKNYVAVRYGKSDDLIAGDEGFDKFYNEFQDELDTIGKRPDLLVFQKTDFDIALGYDISKINHVEIENYVKKAIAGLEIRSSAFLIDKYEAEMQSRTKNHLEKAIEVKDKILSEYNDLLEHPKKKHFIEILNGINEETINAVTFRRPSWKATERLQELSLLFKELKENITVVQKRDYLSITPKIEDVKVVYKWTEKFNVPHYYFQVFFDKSYGISFKNILKLITEPDKEGEYYEISQDIKNQNKTTIKINTRKTEQIAYKVTEPEHNSVRREMGRGRLLFYVTFEKGTAYLDIENLKSLLNIEDF, from the coding sequence ATGACATATTTTGAGGAAATAAGAGAACTTATTAAATTGATACCTACATCAATAGTTAATTTTTCTATTGATAGAGAAAAAACATCACCACCCACCCAAGCATCATCAAATTTTATTACAAACAAAGAGCAAGGAGATTGGGCGGAAGATTTAATTTTCAGGGCTATTAATGAAACTTCTAAAAATTATGTTGCAGTTAGATATGGGAAATCAGACGACCTTATTGCTGGCGATGAAGGTTTTGATAAATTTTACAATGAGTTTCAAGACGAATTAGATACTATTGGAAAAAGACCTGATTTATTAGTGTTTCAAAAGACGGACTTTGACATTGCTCTTGGATATGATATAAGCAAAATAAACCACGTTGAAATTGAAAATTATGTAAAGAAAGCAATTGCAGGTTTGGAAATTCGTTCAAGTGCCTTTTTAATTGATAAGTATGAAGCTGAAATGCAAAGCCGAACAAAAAATCATCTTGAAAAAGCAATTGAGGTAAAAGATAAAATACTCTCTGAATACAATGATTTATTAGAACATCCTAAAAAGAAACATTTTATTGAAATTCTTAATGGAATTAATGAAGAAACTATTAATGCTGTAACTTTTAGAAGACCAAGTTGGAAAGCAACAGAAAGACTACAAGAATTATCATTGCTTTTCAAGGAATTAAAAGAAAATATTACAGTTGTTCAAAAACGTGATTATTTAAGTATTACACCAAAAATTGAAGATGTTAAGGTTGTATATAAATGGACTGAGAAGTTTAATGTCCCACATTATTACTTTCAAGTCTTTTTTGATAAATCTTATGGTATCTCATTTAAAAACATTCTTAAATTAATTACAGAACCCGATAAAGAGGGTGAGTATTACGAGATTAGTCAAGACATTAAAAATCAGAATAAGACTACAATAAAAATAAATACACGAAAAACCGAACAGATAGCATATAAAGTTACCGAACCTGAACATAATAGTGTAAGAAGAGAAATGGGAAGAGGACGCTTATTGTTTTATGTTACATTTGAAAAAGGGACTGCATATTTAGATATTGAAAATTTAAAATCACTTTTAAATATTGAAGATTTTTAA
- a CDS encoding DUF1987 domain-containing protein produces MRIIKIEGTDDTPQVTLDANPENPFMEISGRSLPEDVVAFYDPILEWLDEYAENPLEKTVLNIKLEYFNTASSKLLLDILLKLEDMNDAGKDVLVRWHFPDDDEDMEEAGEEYEDIVEVPFEQVSYSID; encoded by the coding sequence ATGCGAATAATAAAAATTGAAGGTACGGACGATACTCCTCAAGTTACATTAGATGCAAATCCTGAAAATCCGTTTATGGAAATTTCCGGAAGATCTTTACCGGAAGATGTTGTAGCATTTTACGATCCTATTTTAGAATGGTTAGATGAATATGCTGAAAATCCACTTGAAAAAACAGTTTTAAATATAAAATTGGAATATTTCAATACTGCATCTTCAAAACTTCTTTTAGACATTCTTCTGAAATTGGAAGATATGAATGACGCAGGTAAAGATGTTCTTGTAAGATGGCATTTTCCTGATGATGACGAAGATATGGAAGAAGCAGGAGAAGAATACGAAGACATTGTTGAAGTACCTTTTGAACAAGTAAGCTATTCTATTGATTAA
- a CDS encoding HIT family protein, with amino-acid sequence MATIFTKIVKGEIPSYKIAENEKFYAFLDINPLVKGHTLVIPKEETDYLFDLDDQTIGDLHIFAKKVAKAIDKAIECIRVGVLVLGTEVPHAHIHLIPFNDEAELNIKRPKLELSEDEFNKIAEDIRSNF; translated from the coding sequence ATGGCTACAATATTTACTAAAATCGTAAAAGGTGAAATTCCTTCTTATAAAATTGCAGAAAACGAAAAATTTTATGCTTTTTTAGATATAAATCCTTTGGTTAAAGGGCATACTTTAGTTATACCGAAGGAAGAAACAGATTATTTATTTGATCTTGATGATCAAACTATTGGTGATTTGCATATTTTTGCAAAGAAAGTTGCAAAAGCAATTGATAAAGCAATTGAATGTATTCGTGTGGGAGTTCTCGTTCTCGGAACTGAGGTTCCTCATGCACACATTCACCTTATTCCTTTTAATGACGAGGCTGAACTGAATATTAAAAGGCCTAAACTGGAATTATCGGAAGATGAATTTAATAAAATTGCTGAAGATATACGCAGTAATTTTTAG
- a CDS encoding N-6 DNA methylase — protein sequence MILEKEYTKKVSLSHRKKYAQFFTPEPIAQLMVDWLLKAEYVTTLLEPAFGLGVFTRKALIQREDIAITGFDIDDIIFETAKNNFQENPNLELHLEDYLFNDWNNKYDTIVCNPPYLKFHDYENIKTLTEIKKRLNIQLSGFTNIYTLFLLKSIYQLKDKGRLAYIIPSEFLNSDYGKYVKEYLLKSNLLRHIFIFDFKENVFDNALTTSAILLLAKDDNYSKINFSTITNRKELDNISNIIQNYPNLSGQIELNKEEIDPNIKWRAYYQKQKSKNYKNLIPFNNVAKVVRGIATGANMYFTFNREKAIKYGIKKSNLLPCITRSKDVKSPFFTNQHFLTLKENNANIFLFNGTENSNSEDVVSYIKVGENNEINKKYLTSKRNPWYSLENRPPSPIWVGVFNRSGLKFIRNEAGISNLTTFHCIYPTKSLFNNLNIDLLFAYLLTDVAQQIFDDNRREYGDGLKKFEPNDLNNALMLDLSKLEKETELKIIELYHNYRFSVINNKIDEKYLNEINEILTKKYEA from the coding sequence ATGATTTTAGAAAAAGAATATACAAAAAAAGTTAGTTTATCACATCGTAAAAAATACGCACAATTTTTTACACCAGAGCCGATTGCCCAATTAATGGTTGATTGGCTTCTGAAAGCTGAATATGTTACGACATTACTTGAACCTGCTTTTGGTCTAGGTGTTTTTACGAGAAAAGCATTAATTCAAAGAGAAGATATTGCAATTACAGGTTTTGATATTGATGACATAATATTTGAAACTGCAAAGAATAATTTTCAAGAGAATCCAAATTTAGAATTACACCTTGAAGATTATTTATTCAATGATTGGAATAATAAATATGATACTATTGTTTGTAACCCACCATATTTAAAATTCCACGATTACGAGAATATAAAAACACTTACTGAAATCAAAAAAAGGTTAAATATACAACTGAGTGGATTTACAAATATTTACACATTGTTTCTTTTAAAATCAATTTATCAACTCAAAGATAAAGGGCGATTAGCCTACATCATTCCATCTGAGTTTTTGAATTCGGATTATGGTAAATATGTAAAAGAGTATCTTTTAAAATCAAATCTATTAAGACATATCTTCATATTTGATTTTAAAGAAAATGTTTTTGATAATGCTTTAACAACAAGTGCAATCTTGCTTCTTGCAAAAGATGATAATTATTCAAAAATTAATTTTTCTACAATCACAAATAGAAAAGAATTAGATAATATTTCTAACATAATACAAAATTATCCAAACCTATCAGGTCAGATAGAATTAAATAAAGAAGAAATAGACCCTAATATTAAATGGAGAGCGTATTATCAAAAACAAAAGAGTAAGAATTATAAAAACCTTATCCCATTTAATAATGTCGCAAAAGTTGTTAGAGGTATTGCAACAGGAGCAAACATGTATTTTACATTTAATCGAGAAAAAGCAATAAAATACGGTATTAAAAAATCAAATTTATTACCCTGCATAACGAGGTCGAAAGATGTTAAAAGCCCTTTCTTTACAAATCAACATTTTTTAACTCTAAAAGAAAATAATGCTAATATTTTCCTATTTAATGGAACAGAGAACTCAAATAGTGAAGATGTTGTTTCCTACATTAAAGTTGGAGAAAATAACGAAATAAATAAAAAATATTTAACTTCAAAGCGTAATCCTTGGTATTCATTAGAAAACCGTCCACCGTCACCAATTTGGGTAGGAGTTTTTAATAGGTCGGGTTTGAAATTTATTAGGAATGAAGCAGGAATAAGTAATTTGACAACTTTCCACTGTATCTATCCTACAAAAAGTTTATTCAATAATCTTAATATAGATTTATTATTTGCGTATTTATTGACAGATGTTGCTCAACAAATATTTGATGATAATAGAAGAGAATATGGAGATGGTTTGAAAAAGTTTGAGCCAAATGATTTAAATAATGCTTTAATGTTAGATTTGTCAAAACTTGAAAAAGAAACTGAATTAAAGATTATAGAATTATATCATAATTATAGATTTTCAGTAATAAATAATAAGATTGACGAAAAGTATCTGAATGAAATAAATGAGATATTAACTAAGAAATACGAAGCATAA